The Chlorocebus sabaeus isolate Y175 chromosome 6, mChlSab1.0.hap1, whole genome shotgun sequence genome has a segment encoding these proteins:
- the CHAF1A gene encoding chromatin assembly factor 1 subunit A isoform X2 — protein sequence MLEEPECGSPGARGATAAMDCKDRPAFPVKKLIQARLPFKRLNLVPKGKDDDMSDDRVTSVQSKSPDLEASLDTLENDCHMGSDIDFRPKLVNGKGPLDNFLGNRVETSVGQSTVIIDLTEDSNEQPDSLVDHNKLSSEASPSREAVNGDREDTRDQQGSLKANQNDKLAFPGETLSNIPYKTEEEGIGCGGAGRRGDSQECSPQSCPELTSGLRLCSRKEQDSWSEAGGILFRGKVPMVVLQDILAVRPPQIKSPPGTPQGKDMTPESEALESCPEEDSVLSHSSLSSPSSTSSPEGPPAPTKRHSSTSPFPTSTPIRRITKKFVKGSTEKNKLRLQRDQERLGKQLKLRAEREEKEKLKEEAKRAKEEAKKKKEEEKELKEKERREKREKDEKEKAEKQRLKEERRKERQEALEAKLEEKRKKEEEKRLREEEKRIKAEKAEITRFFQKPKTPQAPKTLAGSCGKFAPFEIKEHMVLAPRCRTAFHPDLCSQLDQLLQQQSGEFSFLKDLKGRRPLRSGPTQVSTRNADLFNSDVVIVERGKGDGVPERRKFGRMKLLQFCENHRPAYWGTWNKKTVLIRARDPWAQDTKLLDYEVDSDEEWEEEEPGESLSHSEGDDDDDMGEDEDEDDGFFVPHGYLSEDEGVTEECADPENHKVRQKLKAKEWDEFLAKGKRFRVLQPVKIGCVWAADRDCAGDDLKVLQQFTACFLETVPVQEEQTPKASKRENRDQQILAQLLPLLHGNVNGSKVIIREFQEHCRRGLLSKHTGSPPSPSATCLHTTSEDAAIPSKSRLKRLISENSVYEKRPDFRMCWYVHPQVLQSFQQEHLPVPCQWSYVTSVPSAPREDSGSIPSTGPSQGTPISLKRKSAGSMCITQFMKKRRHDGQVGAEDMDGFQADTEEEEEEEGECMIVDVPDAAATAQPLPVSLTSASPSCHLL from the exons CCCGTCTGCCGTTTAAGCGCCTGAATCTTGTCCCAAAGGGGAAAGACGATGACATGTCAGATGATCGGGTTACTTCTGTGCAGAGTAAAAGCCCCGATTTGGAGGCCTCTTTGGACACCTTGGAAAACGACTGTCATATGGGTTCTGACATAGACTTTAGACCAAAACTTGTCAACGGGAAGGGTCCCTTAGATAACTTTTTAGGAAATAGAGTCGAAACCAGTGTTGGCCAGAGCACAGTCATCATTGATTTGACAGAGGACTCAAATGAGCAGCCAGACAGTCTTGTGGACCACAATAAACTAAGTTCTGAAGCCTCTCCCTCCAGGGAAGCAGTAAATGGCGACCGAGAAGACACTAGGGATCAGCAGGGGTCGTTGAAGGCCAATCAGAACGACAAGTTGGCATTTCCTGGAGAAACCCTTTCAAACATTCCTTACAAAACAGAGGAGGAGGGTATTGGCTGTGGAGGTGCAGGGAGGAGAGGTGACTCCCAGGAATGTTCACCACAGAGCTGCCCGGAGCTGACGAGTGGTCTGAGACTGTGTTCCAGAAAGGAGCAGGACAGTTGGAGTGAAGCTGGGGGCATCCTGTTCAGAGGGAAGGTGCCCATGGTGGTCTTGCAGGACATCTTGGCTGTGAGACCGCCCCAAATCAAGTCCCCTCCAGGCACACCCCAAGGGAAGGACATGACCCCTGAGAGTGAGGCGCTAGAATCTTGCCCTGAAGAAGACTCTGTACTCAGCCATTCGTCCCTGAGCTCTCCCTCTTCCACCAGCTCTCCTGAGGGGCCGCCTGCTCCCACAAAGAGGCACAGCAGCACCAgtcccttccccacctccacgCCCATCCGCAGA ATAACTAAGAAATTCGTCAAAGGCTCTACAGAGAAGAACAAGCTCAGACTGCAAAGA GATCAGGAGCGTCTGGGCAAGCAGCTCAAGTTACGcgcagaaagggaagaaaaggagaagctgAAAGAGGAGGCCAAGCGGGCCAAGGAAGAGgccaagaagaagaaggaggaagagaaggagctgaaggaaaaggagaggcGTGAGAAGCGGGAGAAGGATGAGAAGGAGAAGGCGGAGAAGCAGCGGCTCAAGGAGGAGCGGCGCAAGGAGAGGCAGGAAGCCCTGGA GGCTAAActtgaggaaaaaaggaaaaaggaagaagagaaacggttaagagaagaagagaag CGCATTAAAGCAGAGAAGGCCGAAATCACGAGGTTCTTCCAGAAACCAAAGACTCCACAGGCCCCCAAG ACCCTGGCCGGCTCCTGTGGGAAGTTTGCCCCCTTTGAAATTAAAGAGCACATGGTCCTGGCCCCTCGGTGTCGGACCGCCTTCCATCCAGACCTCTGCAGTCAGCTAGACCAGCTCCTCCAGCAGCAGAGCGGCGAGTTCTCCTTCTTGAAAGACCTCAAAGGCCGGCGACCCCTGAGGTCTGGACCCACCCAGGTTTCCACGCGGAATGCAGATCTTTTTAACAG TGACGTCGTGATCGTGGAGCGCGGGAAGGGCGATGGCGTTCCCGAGAGGAGGAAGTTCGGCAGGATGAAGCTCCTGCAGTTCTGTGAGAACCACCGGCCGGCCTACTGGGGTACCTGGAACAAGAAGACGGTGCTTATCCGCGCACGAGACCCCTGGGCCCAGGACACG AAGCTCCTCGACTATGAGGTGGACAGTGATGAGGAGTGGGAAGAAGAGGAGCCTGGGGAGTCCCTGTCCCACAGTGAGGGG gaTGATGATGACGACATGGGAGAGGATGAagatgaggatgatggtttctttGTGCCCCATGGGTACCTGTCTGAGGACGAAGGTGTGACAGAG GAGTGTGCCGACCCTGAGAACCATAAGGTCCGCCAGAAACTGAAGGCCAAAGAGTGGGACGAGTTCCTGGCTAAGGGGAAGCGCTTTCGCGTCCTGCAGCCCGTCAAGATCGGCTGCGTGTGGGCAGCCGACAGAGACTGCGCAGGCGACGACCTGAAGGTACTGCAGCAGTTCACAGCCTGCTTCCTGGAGACCGTGCCTGTCCAGGAGGAGCAGACGCCCAAGGCCTCCAAGCGGGAGAACAGAGACCAGCAGA TCCTGGCCCAGCTGCTGCCGCTCCTGCACGGCAACGTGAACGGGAGCAAGGTTATCATCCGGGAGTTCCAGGAGCACTGCCGCCGGGGACTGCTCAGCAAGCACACCGGCAGCCCCCCAAGCCCCTCCGCTACCTGCCTGCACACCACCAGCGAGGACGCCGCCATCCCCTCCAAGTCCCGGCTCAAGCGGCTCATTTCCGAGAACTCAGTGTACGAGAAGCGGCCCGACTTCAGGATGTGCTGGTACGTGCACCCGCAGGTGCTACAGAGCTTCCAGCAGGAGCACCTGCCCGTGCCATGCCAGTGGAGCTACGTGACCTCAGTGCCCTCGGCCCCCAGAGAGGACAGTGGCAGCATCCCCTCCACGGGACCCAGCCAGGGCACTCCCATCTCACTGAAGAGGAAGTCAGCGGGCAGCATGTGCATCACCCAATTCATGAAGAAGCGCAGGCACGACGGCCAG GTTGGTGCTGAGGACATGGACGGCTTCCAGGcagacacagaggaggaggaagaggaggagggcgAGTGTATGATCGTGGACGTCCCGGACGCTGCGG CCACAGCGCAGCCTCTTCCAGTCTCTCTGacctctgcctcaccctcctgccaCCTCCTGTGA
- the CHAF1A gene encoding chromatin assembly factor 1 subunit A isoform X1, producing MLEEPECGSPGARGATAAMDCKDRPAFPVKKLIQARLPFKRLNLVPKGKDDDMSDDRVTSVQSKSPDLEASLDTLENDCHMGSDIDFRPKLVNGKGPLDNFLGNRVETSVGQSTVIIDLTEDSNEQPDSLVDHNKLSSEASPSREAVNGDREDTRDQQGSLKANQNDKLAFPGETLSNIPYKTEEEGIGCGGAGRRGDSQECSPQSCPELTSGLRLCSRKEQDSWSEAGGILFRGKVPMVVLQDILAVRPPQIKSPPGTPQGKDMTPESEALESCPEEDSVLSHSSLSSPSSTSSPEGPPAPTKRHSSTSPFPTSTPIRRITKKFVKGSTEKNKLRLQRDQERLGKQLKLRAEREEKEKLKEEAKRAKEEAKKKKEEEKELKEKERREKREKDEKEKAEKQRLKEERRKERQEALEAKLEEKRKKEEEKRLREEEKRIKAEKAEITRFFQKPKTPQAPKTLAGSCGKFAPFEIKEHMVLAPRCRTAFHPDLCSQLDQLLQQQSGEFSFLKDLKGRRPLRSGPTQVSTRNADLFNSDVVIVERGKGDGVPERRKFGRMKLLQFCENHRPAYWGTWNKKTVLIRARDPWAQDTKLLDYEVDSDEEWEEEEPGESLSHSEGDDDDDMGEDEDEDDGFFVPHGYLSEDEGVTEECADPENHKVRQKLKAKEWDEFLAKGKRFRVLQPVKIGCVWAADRDCAGDDLKVLQQFTACFLETVPVQEEQTPKASKRENRDQQILAQLLPLLHGNVNGSKVIIREFQEHCRRGLLSKHTGSPPSPSATCLHTTSEDAAIPSKSRLKRLISENSVYEKRPDFRMCWYVHPQVLQSFQQEHLPVPCQWSYVTSVPSAPREDSGSIPSTGPSQGTPISLKRKSAGSMCITQFMKKRRHDGQVGAEDMDGFQADTEEEEEEEGECMIVDVPDAAEVQAPCGAASGIGGGVGVDTGKAALPASPLGAS from the exons CCCGTCTGCCGTTTAAGCGCCTGAATCTTGTCCCAAAGGGGAAAGACGATGACATGTCAGATGATCGGGTTACTTCTGTGCAGAGTAAAAGCCCCGATTTGGAGGCCTCTTTGGACACCTTGGAAAACGACTGTCATATGGGTTCTGACATAGACTTTAGACCAAAACTTGTCAACGGGAAGGGTCCCTTAGATAACTTTTTAGGAAATAGAGTCGAAACCAGTGTTGGCCAGAGCACAGTCATCATTGATTTGACAGAGGACTCAAATGAGCAGCCAGACAGTCTTGTGGACCACAATAAACTAAGTTCTGAAGCCTCTCCCTCCAGGGAAGCAGTAAATGGCGACCGAGAAGACACTAGGGATCAGCAGGGGTCGTTGAAGGCCAATCAGAACGACAAGTTGGCATTTCCTGGAGAAACCCTTTCAAACATTCCTTACAAAACAGAGGAGGAGGGTATTGGCTGTGGAGGTGCAGGGAGGAGAGGTGACTCCCAGGAATGTTCACCACAGAGCTGCCCGGAGCTGACGAGTGGTCTGAGACTGTGTTCCAGAAAGGAGCAGGACAGTTGGAGTGAAGCTGGGGGCATCCTGTTCAGAGGGAAGGTGCCCATGGTGGTCTTGCAGGACATCTTGGCTGTGAGACCGCCCCAAATCAAGTCCCCTCCAGGCACACCCCAAGGGAAGGACATGACCCCTGAGAGTGAGGCGCTAGAATCTTGCCCTGAAGAAGACTCTGTACTCAGCCATTCGTCCCTGAGCTCTCCCTCTTCCACCAGCTCTCCTGAGGGGCCGCCTGCTCCCACAAAGAGGCACAGCAGCACCAgtcccttccccacctccacgCCCATCCGCAGA ATAACTAAGAAATTCGTCAAAGGCTCTACAGAGAAGAACAAGCTCAGACTGCAAAGA GATCAGGAGCGTCTGGGCAAGCAGCTCAAGTTACGcgcagaaagggaagaaaaggagaagctgAAAGAGGAGGCCAAGCGGGCCAAGGAAGAGgccaagaagaagaaggaggaagagaaggagctgaaggaaaaggagaggcGTGAGAAGCGGGAGAAGGATGAGAAGGAGAAGGCGGAGAAGCAGCGGCTCAAGGAGGAGCGGCGCAAGGAGAGGCAGGAAGCCCTGGA GGCTAAActtgaggaaaaaaggaaaaaggaagaagagaaacggttaagagaagaagagaag CGCATTAAAGCAGAGAAGGCCGAAATCACGAGGTTCTTCCAGAAACCAAAGACTCCACAGGCCCCCAAG ACCCTGGCCGGCTCCTGTGGGAAGTTTGCCCCCTTTGAAATTAAAGAGCACATGGTCCTGGCCCCTCGGTGTCGGACCGCCTTCCATCCAGACCTCTGCAGTCAGCTAGACCAGCTCCTCCAGCAGCAGAGCGGCGAGTTCTCCTTCTTGAAAGACCTCAAAGGCCGGCGACCCCTGAGGTCTGGACCCACCCAGGTTTCCACGCGGAATGCAGATCTTTTTAACAG TGACGTCGTGATCGTGGAGCGCGGGAAGGGCGATGGCGTTCCCGAGAGGAGGAAGTTCGGCAGGATGAAGCTCCTGCAGTTCTGTGAGAACCACCGGCCGGCCTACTGGGGTACCTGGAACAAGAAGACGGTGCTTATCCGCGCACGAGACCCCTGGGCCCAGGACACG AAGCTCCTCGACTATGAGGTGGACAGTGATGAGGAGTGGGAAGAAGAGGAGCCTGGGGAGTCCCTGTCCCACAGTGAGGGG gaTGATGATGACGACATGGGAGAGGATGAagatgaggatgatggtttctttGTGCCCCATGGGTACCTGTCTGAGGACGAAGGTGTGACAGAG GAGTGTGCCGACCCTGAGAACCATAAGGTCCGCCAGAAACTGAAGGCCAAAGAGTGGGACGAGTTCCTGGCTAAGGGGAAGCGCTTTCGCGTCCTGCAGCCCGTCAAGATCGGCTGCGTGTGGGCAGCCGACAGAGACTGCGCAGGCGACGACCTGAAGGTACTGCAGCAGTTCACAGCCTGCTTCCTGGAGACCGTGCCTGTCCAGGAGGAGCAGACGCCCAAGGCCTCCAAGCGGGAGAACAGAGACCAGCAGA TCCTGGCCCAGCTGCTGCCGCTCCTGCACGGCAACGTGAACGGGAGCAAGGTTATCATCCGGGAGTTCCAGGAGCACTGCCGCCGGGGACTGCTCAGCAAGCACACCGGCAGCCCCCCAAGCCCCTCCGCTACCTGCCTGCACACCACCAGCGAGGACGCCGCCATCCCCTCCAAGTCCCGGCTCAAGCGGCTCATTTCCGAGAACTCAGTGTACGAGAAGCGGCCCGACTTCAGGATGTGCTGGTACGTGCACCCGCAGGTGCTACAGAGCTTCCAGCAGGAGCACCTGCCCGTGCCATGCCAGTGGAGCTACGTGACCTCAGTGCCCTCGGCCCCCAGAGAGGACAGTGGCAGCATCCCCTCCACGGGACCCAGCCAGGGCACTCCCATCTCACTGAAGAGGAAGTCAGCGGGCAGCATGTGCATCACCCAATTCATGAAGAAGCGCAGGCACGACGGCCAG GTTGGTGCTGAGGACATGGACGGCTTCCAGGcagacacagaggaggaggaagaggaggagggcgAGTGTATGATCGTGGACGTCCCGGACGCTGCGG AGGTCCAAGCCCCGTGTGGAGCCGCTTCCGGAATTGGGGGTGGTGTGGGGGTGGACACCGGCAAGGCCGCCCTGCCTGCGAGCCCACTGGGCGCGTCGTGA
- the CHAF1A gene encoding chromatin assembly factor 1 subunit A isoform X3, with product MLEEPECGSPGARGATAAMDCKDRPAFPVKKLIQARLPFKRLNLVPKGKDDDMSDDRVTSVQSKSPDLEASLDTLENDCHMGSDIDFRPKLVNGKGPLDNFLGNRVETSVGQSTVIIDLTEDSNEQPDSLVDHNKLSSEASPSREAVNGDREDTRDQQGSLKANQNDKLAFPGETLSNIPYKTEEEGIGCGGAGRRGDSQECSPQSCPELTSGLRLCSRKEQDSWSEAGGILFRGKVPMVVLQDILAVRPPQIKSPPGTPQGKDMTPESEALESCPEEDSVLSHSSLSSPSSTSSPEGPPAPTKRHSSTSPFPTSTPIRRITKKFVKGSTEKNKLRLQRDQERLGKQLKLRAEREEKEKLKEEAKRAKEEAKKKKEEEKELKEKERREKREKDEKEKAEKQRLKEERRKERQEALEAKLEEKRKKEEEKRLREEEKRIKAEKAEITRFFQKPKTPQAPKTLAGSCGKFAPFEIKEHMVLAPRCRTAFHPDLCSQLDQLLQQQSGEFSFLKDLKGRRPLRSGPTQVSTRNADLFNSDVVIVERGKGDGVPERRKFGRMKLLQFCENHRPAYWGTWNKKTVLIRARDPWAQDTKLLDYEVDSDEEWEEEEPGESLSHSEGDDDDDMGEDEDEDDGFFVPHGYLSEDEGVTEECADPENHKVRQKLKAKEWDEFLAKGKRFRVLQPVKIGCVWAADRDCAGDDLKVLQQFTACFLETVPVQEEQTPKASKRENRDQQILAQLLPLLHGNVNGSKVIIREFQEHCRRGLLSKHTGSPPSPSATCLHTTSEDAAIPSKSRLKRLISENSVYEKRPDFRMCWLVLRTWTASRQTQRRRKRRRASV from the exons CCCGTCTGCCGTTTAAGCGCCTGAATCTTGTCCCAAAGGGGAAAGACGATGACATGTCAGATGATCGGGTTACTTCTGTGCAGAGTAAAAGCCCCGATTTGGAGGCCTCTTTGGACACCTTGGAAAACGACTGTCATATGGGTTCTGACATAGACTTTAGACCAAAACTTGTCAACGGGAAGGGTCCCTTAGATAACTTTTTAGGAAATAGAGTCGAAACCAGTGTTGGCCAGAGCACAGTCATCATTGATTTGACAGAGGACTCAAATGAGCAGCCAGACAGTCTTGTGGACCACAATAAACTAAGTTCTGAAGCCTCTCCCTCCAGGGAAGCAGTAAATGGCGACCGAGAAGACACTAGGGATCAGCAGGGGTCGTTGAAGGCCAATCAGAACGACAAGTTGGCATTTCCTGGAGAAACCCTTTCAAACATTCCTTACAAAACAGAGGAGGAGGGTATTGGCTGTGGAGGTGCAGGGAGGAGAGGTGACTCCCAGGAATGTTCACCACAGAGCTGCCCGGAGCTGACGAGTGGTCTGAGACTGTGTTCCAGAAAGGAGCAGGACAGTTGGAGTGAAGCTGGGGGCATCCTGTTCAGAGGGAAGGTGCCCATGGTGGTCTTGCAGGACATCTTGGCTGTGAGACCGCCCCAAATCAAGTCCCCTCCAGGCACACCCCAAGGGAAGGACATGACCCCTGAGAGTGAGGCGCTAGAATCTTGCCCTGAAGAAGACTCTGTACTCAGCCATTCGTCCCTGAGCTCTCCCTCTTCCACCAGCTCTCCTGAGGGGCCGCCTGCTCCCACAAAGAGGCACAGCAGCACCAgtcccttccccacctccacgCCCATCCGCAGA ATAACTAAGAAATTCGTCAAAGGCTCTACAGAGAAGAACAAGCTCAGACTGCAAAGA GATCAGGAGCGTCTGGGCAAGCAGCTCAAGTTACGcgcagaaagggaagaaaaggagaagctgAAAGAGGAGGCCAAGCGGGCCAAGGAAGAGgccaagaagaagaaggaggaagagaaggagctgaaggaaaaggagaggcGTGAGAAGCGGGAGAAGGATGAGAAGGAGAAGGCGGAGAAGCAGCGGCTCAAGGAGGAGCGGCGCAAGGAGAGGCAGGAAGCCCTGGA GGCTAAActtgaggaaaaaaggaaaaaggaagaagagaaacggttaagagaagaagagaag CGCATTAAAGCAGAGAAGGCCGAAATCACGAGGTTCTTCCAGAAACCAAAGACTCCACAGGCCCCCAAG ACCCTGGCCGGCTCCTGTGGGAAGTTTGCCCCCTTTGAAATTAAAGAGCACATGGTCCTGGCCCCTCGGTGTCGGACCGCCTTCCATCCAGACCTCTGCAGTCAGCTAGACCAGCTCCTCCAGCAGCAGAGCGGCGAGTTCTCCTTCTTGAAAGACCTCAAAGGCCGGCGACCCCTGAGGTCTGGACCCACCCAGGTTTCCACGCGGAATGCAGATCTTTTTAACAG TGACGTCGTGATCGTGGAGCGCGGGAAGGGCGATGGCGTTCCCGAGAGGAGGAAGTTCGGCAGGATGAAGCTCCTGCAGTTCTGTGAGAACCACCGGCCGGCCTACTGGGGTACCTGGAACAAGAAGACGGTGCTTATCCGCGCACGAGACCCCTGGGCCCAGGACACG AAGCTCCTCGACTATGAGGTGGACAGTGATGAGGAGTGGGAAGAAGAGGAGCCTGGGGAGTCCCTGTCCCACAGTGAGGGG gaTGATGATGACGACATGGGAGAGGATGAagatgaggatgatggtttctttGTGCCCCATGGGTACCTGTCTGAGGACGAAGGTGTGACAGAG GAGTGTGCCGACCCTGAGAACCATAAGGTCCGCCAGAAACTGAAGGCCAAAGAGTGGGACGAGTTCCTGGCTAAGGGGAAGCGCTTTCGCGTCCTGCAGCCCGTCAAGATCGGCTGCGTGTGGGCAGCCGACAGAGACTGCGCAGGCGACGACCTGAAGGTACTGCAGCAGTTCACAGCCTGCTTCCTGGAGACCGTGCCTGTCCAGGAGGAGCAGACGCCCAAGGCCTCCAAGCGGGAGAACAGAGACCAGCAGA TCCTGGCCCAGCTGCTGCCGCTCCTGCACGGCAACGTGAACGGGAGCAAGGTTATCATCCGGGAGTTCCAGGAGCACTGCCGCCGGGGACTGCTCAGCAAGCACACCGGCAGCCCCCCAAGCCCCTCCGCTACCTGCCTGCACACCACCAGCGAGGACGCCGCCATCCCCTCCAAGTCCCGGCTCAAGCGGCTCATTTCCGAGAACTCAGTGTACGAGAAGCGGCCCGACTTCAGGATGTGCTG GTTGGTGCTGAGGACATGGACGGCTTCCAGGcagacacagaggaggaggaagaggaggagggcgAGTGTATGA